The DNA sequence ACTGCATTCAAGACATTCTCCACAAGTACTTGAAATGAAAATGTTAAAACTGTAGGACTCAATTAATACAGTTAAGAGAAACTAGAGTTTATGGGGAGTGGGGAGTCTTGTAGTATAGATATTTATCTTAGTTTGTAAAATCCGTGTATAGtggagttttctaattttttttttttatgtaagttttctattttttcccttatttttttctctttcttttgttttgctttgcaatatattattttttttaacaaaattatgatttatctttttttttaaatctaatcaACTATTTTATGAAAGTTgtatgtataaaaattatttatttattttttgaaagagTGAATAATCACATACGTTAAGAAAAAAGAGTACttacacatattaaaaatacCTATGACCTTAGTGATTGAAATAGAATTCTTTAATAATGATCATTAATCGATGTGGCTATCGGGTCTTTAAGAAATTAAggatgcattttttttttttgaataaagtagataaaccacaaatttattaaggATGCATTTGTCTATTGTCTTaatgttatttgtatttttacctattaataaataaatatcaagaaataaatttgagtgtcatttttcttttcttttttttttttaaagaaaatatgagataaacTACCCTAACTCATTGAAATTTGAGTGTCATTTTTGAGTTAAAATgtggatatgtatatatatgcaaccTTTTATTACCTAAATTCAGGGAGCAGACTTCCAAAGTAATTGAtttccattattttcttttttagaatCTCAACATTACCGTTACCATCTcaagatatattaaaaaaatgtcattAGCGTGCCACATAGGCGTTTTAAAAATGTGGATGTTATATATATCCTACTCTCAAAAACTGGATGTTGTATATAAACATGGATGTTGTACATATCCTACTTTCAAAGACTAAATTTACTGAATAGACTTCTAAACTAcatgattaatattaatttgttttttttctagatCACACACATTACTATCTCAAAATGCATTTAAGAATGATCAATAATTTGATAATTCTATTTCATAAATTCAGTATGTAAAAATAGCATTACTTTTAGTAATTTGTTCACTAATAAAACTAACTTAAAAGTTAAATATATAACCTGATTTGACCATAAAAAGGATATATACTAAAGAAATTACGACTTGCTTCTTCTCACGAAAGCATTGCCGAAATACCAAAATTTGTTTATCATACAAAAAACAAGAACCTACTTATGGGAGACATAGGGAGGCACAATACCCCCTTAACGGAAGATTATATATTGAGTGGAAACTATTAGGCATGGATTGAATGAAAAGTATTAGACATGCTTTCAGCTCTCTAATTGCTATGTGTATATAAGGACCATTCCTTCCTTCGATTTCAACAAGCAATTAATCATCTCTATCTCTTTATTCTCTTACTGAATGCTCATGGGAAAATATAGATTGTTTACATTGCATTATGCCTTGTTCTTTTTCCAATGCCTTAATTCCTTTTACACGTATAGTTATGGCATCCTGCTAACTTCCGTTCTTGATGACCAAAATGACAATAAAAATAGCCAACTTCGAACCTACATTGTTCATGTCCAAAGGCCCAAGCACCATGAGTTACTCAGTGATGAAGATATAGAAGATTGGCATAGATCTTTCTTACCAAACACAAGTCTTGATACTGGTGAGCCACGCTTGGTTCACTCCTATCGTCATGCAATCAGTGGATTTGCTGCAAGACTAACTTCAGAACAAGTCAGAGGCATGGAGTCCATGgaagggtttttgagtgctcgACCATCTAGGACACTAAAGCTCGCCACAACCCATACACCAAGTTTCTTGGGTTTCAACAGTCAGAGTGGTTTATGGCCTGACTCGTTCATGGGGTCAGGAGTCATCATTGGTGTTATTGATAGTGGCATCACTCCCAACCATGCTTCTTTCATGGATGATGGCAAAATACCACCTAAACCCCTCAAATGGAATGGGACTTGTGGCTTCCACAACAAAACACTATGCAACAACAAGCTCATCGGTGCTATGGCGTTTAATGGCTCAAGAAGACCTTCACCAAAAGATGGTAAAAAAGATGGGCATGGGACACACGTTGCAGGCATTGCGGCAGGAAATCTTGTTGATAACACTAATGTTCTTGGGCTTGCCAAGGGCAGAGCATCAGGGACCGCACCTAAAGCTCATCTTGCTACATATAAGGCTTGCTACAGAACgagctgcaataatgcagataTTGCGGCAGCCATAGATGAAGCCATTAAAAATGGAGTGGATATTCTTAATCTTTCCTTGGGAAGATTAAACCCTTCTCCATTCTATGATGATGACATAATGATTGCAACACTCTCTGCTGTTAGAGCgaaaatatttgtttgtatgtgTGCAGGAAACACAGGACCCTTTCCAAACTCTCTTTGGAACAACGGTGTTCCGTGGATCCTTACTGTTGGAGCTAGCAGCCATGATAGGAGGGTTAGGGCCACTGTCAGGCTAGGAAATGGTGTGGAACTTGAAGGAGAATCTGGCTACCAGCCAAGCACAACTAATGCCACAGGTAACATCATCTTCCCGGGCTTTATAGGTCAAAATGGCACAGAAGGATGCAAGAAAAACTCCTTCAATAACATTGACGTGAAGGGAAAGATCGTTCTGTGCGTGATTCTAAGGGGTAGCTTCAGAGACATGAGCATCAATGTCAAAAATGCAGGAGGAGTAGGGATGATAGTGATAAATACATTTGCAGAAGGATCTACTACTTTTTCTAATGATTATGTACTGCCAACATCTCATGTCAACTATACTGAGGCGCGCAAAATTGTGTATTATTTCATAAACTCAAGCTCAACTGCTACCGCAACAATCGCATTTAATGGAACAAAGTTTGGAGCACGGCCATCTCCCACCATCGGTTACTTCTCTTCAAGAGGCCCTTATGCTTATAATGGTGGCATAATAAAGCCGGATATCCTTGGACCTGGGGTGAATATCCTTTCTGCTTGGCCAGTTAAACCTGGACCAAATCCTAATGGTCCTCCAACCTCATATTTCAACTTTCTGAGTGGTACATCAATGGCCTCACCTCATCTCGCAGGGATTGCTGCACTACTCAAGAACACTCACAAGAATTGGTCGGCAGCAGCAATCAGATCAGCAATCATGACAACTGCTAACAGGTATGATCTTGATGGAAACCCAATTCTTGATGACTATGATGAGCATATAAATCGTGCAAATATAACTGACATGGGTTCAGGACAAGTGAATCCCGTTGCAGCCAATGATCCAGGACTTATTTATGATATAAACCCAGAGCAATACATTCAGTATCTTTGTGGTCTAGGATACAATGACACACAAGTCTCAATTGTTGCTAGCAATTCAGTTCAATGTTCAGTTGTTGGCAGCATTGCTCCTGAGGATCTTAACTATccatcaatatcaatatatctAGACCCGTTGAAATCAAAGTTTGTCAATCGCACACTAACAAATGTTGTGGGTGCTAATGAGGTGTACAACATACATGTTGAAGAACCAAAAGGAATCAGTGTGGTTGTCTCTCCATCCTTGATTCAATTTTCAGTAATTGGCGAGCAAAAGAACATCACTCTTGAATTTAGCAGTAAGGGAATGTCTTTAAACCAAGGTAATGTCTTGGATGGACAACTTAAATTGGACTCTGGCAAGCACTTTGTGAGGAGCCCCATATCCGTCACTAttgtttgaaaatatttgaa is a window from the Dioscorea cayenensis subsp. rotundata cultivar TDr96_F1 chromosome 2, TDr96_F1_v2_PseudoChromosome.rev07_lg8_w22 25.fasta, whole genome shotgun sequence genome containing:
- the LOC120275382 gene encoding subtilisin-like protease, producing MQIADLYGERFEPMASPLMSYHWAIQWLTYCGEIGAYFVEITSQGFLTLATCMVRHKDGREFNTGVADKKRKIWVPPGIGAPAVSYMPNVYMGSENLALLMYTQLIPSCVVYGILLTSVLDDQNDNKNSQLRTYIVHVQRPKHHELLSDEDIEDWHRSFLPNTSLDTGEPRLVHSYRHAISGFAARLTSEQVRGMESMEGFLSARPSRTLKLATTHTPSFLGFNSQSGLWPDSFMGSGVIIGVIDSGITPNHASFMDDGKIPPKPLKWNGTCGFHNKTLCNNKLIGAMAFNGSRRPSPKDGKKDGHGTHVAGIAAGNLVDNTNVLGLAKGRASGTAPKAHLATYKACYRTSCNNADIAAAIDEAIKNGVDILNLSLGRLNPSPFYDDDIMIATLSAVRAKIFVCMCAGNTGPFPNSLWNNGVPWILTVGASSHDRRVRATVRLGNGVELEGESGYQPSTTNATGNIIFPGFIGQNGTEGCKKNSFNNIDVKGKIVLCVILRGSFRDMSINVKNAGGVGMIVINTFAEGSTTFSNDYVLPTSHVNYTEARKIVYYFINSSSTATATIAFNGTKFGARPSPTIGYFSSRGPYAYNGGIIKPDILGPGVNILSAWPVKPGPNPNGPPTSYFNFLSGTSMASPHLAGIAALLKNTHKNWSAAAIRSAIMTTANRYDLDGNPILDDYDEHINRANITDMGSGQVNPVAANDPGLIYDINPEQYIQYLCGLGYNDTQVSIVASNSVQCSVVGSIAPEDLNYPSISIYLDPLKSKFVNRTLTNVVGANEVYNIHVEEPKGISVVVSPSLIQFSVIGEQKNITLEFSSKGMSLNQGNVLDGQLKLDSGKHFVRSPISVTIV